One genomic region from Chitinophagaceae bacterium encodes:
- a CDS encoding DMT family transporter: MSRTLKDYILLHFIVFLWGFTAVIGLFINIPAFELVFYRTLIASLCLAPIVFFFQKKETIEPRTLWELMLTGFFIQIHWTLFFASARVSTASISLVGLSTITFWTSILEPIFRGYKIKKLDVFLGIITIVGIVIIFKVEFQYTLGLILAILSALFGACFTVLNTKLSHKHHYYIITFYELAAACLSSIILMPFYSYFFTEDGIHLNITLSDFLWLLVLALVCSVYAFSVEVKLIQRLSAFTINLIVNLEPLYGIILAVLVFGDKEKMNEDFYLGGAIILSAVLAYPFLRNYSNKMKQ, from the coding sequence ATGAGCAGAACGCTAAAAGATTATATACTACTCCATTTTATAGTATTTCTGTGGGGCTTTACTGCTGTCATAGGGTTATTTATAAACATTCCCGCATTTGAATTAGTATTTTATAGAACTCTCATTGCCTCTCTATGCCTGGCTCCCATAGTGTTTTTTTTTCAAAAAAAAGAAACAATAGAACCAAGAACTCTTTGGGAATTAATGCTCACAGGTTTTTTTATACAAATCCACTGGACGCTGTTTTTTGCTTCGGCAAGAGTATCCACAGCTTCTATTTCTTTGGTAGGATTGTCCACTATAACTTTTTGGACCAGCATACTAGAACCTATATTTAGAGGGTATAAAATAAAAAAATTAGATGTGTTTTTAGGAATCATAACTATAGTCGGTATAGTAATAATTTTTAAAGTAGAGTTTCAATACACATTAGGATTAATACTCGCCATTTTATCCGCTCTCTTCGGTGCTTGTTTTACTGTTCTGAATACAAAACTTTCCCATAAACATCACTATTACATTATCACGTTTTATGAACTTGCTGCTGCATGCCTTAGTAGTATTATCCTTATGCCTTTTTATTCTTATTTTTTTACAGAAGACGGTATTCATTTGAATATCACATTATCAGATTTTTTATGGCTACTGGTACTTGCTTTAGTTTGTTCTGTGTATGCTTTTTCTGTAGAAGTGAAACTTATACAACGTCTCTCTGCTTTTACTATAAACCTTATTGTAAATTTAGAACCACTCTATGGAATAATTTTGGCAGTATTAGTATTTGGCGATAAAGAAAAAATGAACGAAGATTTTTACTTGGGCGGAGCTATTATACTTTCTGCTGTATTAGCATATCCATTTCTGAGAAATTATTCAAACAAAATGAAACAATAA
- a CDS encoding amidohydrolase family protein translates to MKNRFFIVLGLVSIMYEGMCQQGILPSPKRTEGEGPFSQLIIRGGILINGTGAPPIGPVDIVIEQNRIKEIKVVGYPGVAIDSTKRPKAKDGAKIIDATGMYILPGFIDMHAHIGGSSQGTPAEYVFKLWMAHGVTTVRDPSCGNGLEWVLDHKQKSIRNEITAPRIFAYTAFGMGKKEGINSPEEARIWVQENAKKGADGIKFFGAHPDIMKTAIMENKKLGLRSCCHHAQMDVARANVLQTASWGLTSMEHWYGLPEALFTQQTIQNYRLDYNYQDEQMRFGEAGKLWKQAAAPFTDKWNSVMDSLIKLDFVLDPTFNIYEANRDLMRARTAEWHQEYTLPSLWKFYQPSKISHGSYWHFWGTEEELIWKDNYKLWMAFINEYKNRGGIVTTGSDSGFIFQLYGFAYIREFELLREAGFHPLEIIRSATLYGAKALGMEKEIGSIEVGKLADLMIINENPLQNLQVLYGTGAIKLTNDNKVTRAGGVKYTIKDGVIFDAKKLLSDVRQMVKKAKEISGELKQPGVE, encoded by the coding sequence ATGAAAAATAGATTTTTTATAGTATTAGGATTGGTAAGTATAATGTATGAGGGCATGTGCCAACAAGGTATCCTTCCATCCCCTAAAAGAACAGAAGGTGAAGGACCTTTTAGTCAGCTTATTATTAGAGGAGGGATTCTTATCAATGGAACAGGGGCACCGCCTATTGGTCCGGTAGATATTGTTATAGAACAAAATAGGATAAAAGAAATAAAGGTAGTAGGATATCCGGGAGTAGCTATAGATTCTACAAAGCGTCCTAAAGCAAAAGATGGAGCAAAGATTATAGATGCAACGGGAATGTATATTTTACCGGGTTTTATAGATATGCATGCCCATATAGGAGGGAGTTCTCAGGGAACCCCTGCCGAATACGTTTTTAAATTATGGATGGCACATGGGGTTACTACCGTTCGGGATCCTTCTTGTGGAAATGGATTAGAATGGGTTTTAGACCATAAACAAAAAAGTATAAGAAATGAAATAACTGCTCCACGTATTTTTGCGTACACAGCTTTTGGAATGGGGAAAAAGGAAGGAATAAATTCTCCCGAAGAAGCAAGGATTTGGGTTCAAGAAAATGCAAAGAAAGGAGCCGATGGTATAAAGTTCTTTGGAGCTCATCCCGACATTATGAAAACAGCCATTATGGAAAATAAAAAATTAGGTCTCAGGTCATGTTGTCACCATGCCCAAATGGACGTAGCAAGAGCGAATGTATTACAAACAGCAAGCTGGGGATTAACCAGTATGGAGCATTGGTATGGACTTCCCGAAGCACTTTTTACACAGCAAACCATTCAGAATTATAGATTAGATTATAATTATCAAGATGAACAGATGCGTTTTGGAGAAGCAGGAAAACTTTGGAAACAAGCCGCAGCTCCTTTTACAGATAAATGGAATTCTGTTATGGACTCCCTCATAAAATTAGATTTTGTATTAGACCCTACTTTTAATATATACGAAGCAAATAGAGACCTTATGCGAGCAAGAACTGCTGAATGGCATCAAGAATATACACTTCCATCTCTTTGGAAGTTTTATCAGCCCAGCAAAATATCTCATGGTTCTTATTGGCATTTTTGGGGAACAGAAGAAGAACTAATATGGAAAGACAATTATAAACTTTGGATGGCCTTCATAAACGAGTATAAAAACAGAGGTGGTATAGTAACCACGGGTTCTGATTCGGGCTTTATATTCCAACTCTATGGATTTGCTTATATCAGAGAATTCGAACTTTTGAGAGAAGCGGGCTTTCATCCCTTAGAAATTATCAGATCCGCTACTCTTTACGGTGCCAAAGCATTGGGTATGGAAAAAGAAATAGGATCCATAGAAGTAGGAAAATTAGCAGATTTAATGATTATAAATGAAAATCCTCTTCAAAATTTACAAGTTTTGTATGGAACAGGAGCAATTAAACTTACCAATGATAACAAAGTAACCCGAGCAGGAGGAGTCAAATATACCATAAAAGACGGTGTCATTTTTGATGCAAAAAAACTCCTCTCCGATGTCCGACAAATGGTAAAAAAAGCAAAAGAAATATCAGGAGAATTAAAACAACCCGGCGTAGAATAA
- a CDS encoding Plug domain-containing protein: protein MNKIYIIGILFFCSCGVQKPIQNSGDASTKKETAPNNSIQTKYNNLTLADYLRNLPGIQVTNSAGSINVSVRGQLSFSGDTSPIFVVNGALVGTNYEEAVRWVDVNDMKSIQFMNGTEAMQLYGIRATNGAVIIQLKK from the coding sequence ATGAATAAAATATATATAATAGGTATTCTATTTTTTTGTAGTTGTGGAGTTCAAAAACCTATACAGAATAGCGGTGATGCATCAACAAAAAAAGAAACTGCACCGAATAACAGTATTCAAACCAAATATAACAATCTCACATTAGCAGATTATTTGAGAAACCTACCTGGGATACAAGTAACTAATAGTGCTGGGAGTATCAATGTTTCGGTTCGTGGGCAGTTAAGTTTTTCGGGAGATACATCGCCTATTTTTGTGGTGAATGGGGCATTGGTAGGAACAAATTATGAAGAAGCAGTAAGGTGGGTAGATGTAAATGATATGAAGTCCATACAATTTATGAACGGAACAGAAGCCATGCAACTCTATGGAATACGTGCTACTAATGGTGCTGTCATTATTCAATTAAAAAAATGA
- a CDS encoding efflux RND transporter periplasmic adaptor subunit — MIKKKKSKNPTVKIAVISLGVVIILVIGAKWLGWIGKKEEIKVHTSKVESKSIEEKVSASGTVYPIKEIKITPDVAGEIVELLVEEGEEVIPGKLLIKIRPDNFQSALERVVANLNQQKANLSDAEARLDRSKSSFTRLEQEYKRQEKLYKEKVISESDWETAVSNYNIAIHDIKSAEQSVESAKYVVQSIQASVDEANENLRRTTVRSPSNGIISKLNVEQGERVVGTSQMAGTEMLRIADLNEMEVRVDVNENDIVRVNIHDSVQIDLDSYSHLNKKFLGVVTQIANTAKTKITADAVTEFEVHIKILNESFQDLVKNGIKYPLRPGMTATVDIITEKKQNILSVPLSAVTTRNPGDSTSVEENIEKTEESTSEVVLSDLQQVIFKNENNVAKMISIKTGISDFENIEIIEGLKEGDEIITGPFLILSKKLKNGDNITVIKKTNKKESKKE; from the coding sequence ATGATAAAAAAAAAGAAAAGTAAAAATCCAACTGTAAAAATAGCAGTTATATCATTAGGGGTAGTAATTATTTTAGTTATAGGAGCAAAGTGGTTGGGCTGGATTGGAAAAAAAGAAGAAATAAAAGTTCATACTAGTAAAGTAGAGAGCAAAAGCATAGAAGAAAAAGTAAGTGCATCGGGAACGGTCTACCCTATAAAAGAAATAAAAATTACTCCTGATGTGGCTGGGGAAATCGTAGAACTTTTAGTAGAAGAAGGAGAGGAAGTAATACCTGGAAAACTGCTCATAAAAATTAGACCTGATAATTTTCAATCCGCTTTAGAAAGAGTAGTAGCAAACCTAAATCAGCAGAAGGCGAATTTGTCAGACGCAGAAGCACGTTTAGACAGATCCAAATCTTCCTTTACTCGCTTAGAACAAGAATACAAAAGACAAGAAAAGCTGTATAAAGAAAAGGTGATATCGGAATCTGATTGGGAAACAGCGGTATCCAATTATAACATAGCAATCCATGATATAAAATCAGCCGAGCAATCAGTAGAATCAGCCAAATATGTAGTTCAAAGTATTCAAGCATCTGTAGACGAGGCGAATGAAAATCTGAGAAGAACCACAGTTCGTTCCCCATCCAATGGGATTATTTCTAAATTAAACGTAGAGCAAGGAGAAAGAGTGGTTGGTACTTCCCAAATGGCAGGTACAGAAATGCTCAGAATAGCCGACTTAAACGAAATGGAAGTCCGTGTTGATGTAAATGAAAACGATATAGTAAGAGTGAATATACATGATAGCGTTCAAATAGATTTAGATAGTTATAGTCATCTCAATAAAAAGTTTTTAGGGGTAGTAACCCAGATAGCTAACACTGCTAAAACAAAAATTACCGCCGATGCAGTAACAGAATTTGAAGTACATATCAAAATACTTAACGAATCTTTTCAAGATTTGGTAAAAAATGGCATTAAATATCCGTTACGTCCAGGAATGACTGCCACAGTAGATATCATTACCGAAAAAAAACAAAATATTCTATCCGTTCCTCTTTCTGCTGTGACCACTCGGAATCCAGGAGATAGCACATCTGTAGAAGAAAATATAGAAAAAACTGAAGAATCTACATCAGAAGTAGTATTATCAGATCTTCAACAGGTCATCTTTAAGAATGAGAATAATGTAGCCAAAATGATTTCTATAAAAACAGGTATTAGTGATTTTGAAAATATTGAAATAATAGAAGGACTGAAAGAAGGTGATGAAATCATCACGGGACCTTTTCTTATATTATCTAAAAAGTTAAAAAATGGAGATAATATAACGGTAATAAAAAAAACGAATAAAAAAGAATCCAAAAAAGAATAG
- a CDS encoding ATP-binding protein, whose translation MEKKYKIAILGAESTGKTTLCQVLVKKYNLLFFVPEFARSYLHNKGSHYYYTEADLLYIAENQQVIENFFFEHTTDRFLFCDTTLLTIQIWSEYKYGYCADTIKKRVRENKYDFFFITESDFPWEPDPLRENPYMREGINDTYKRTLTDMGFSYHSLYGSIEERLHKVSQVINHIL comes from the coding sequence ATGGAGAAAAAGTATAAAATTGCCATATTAGGAGCAGAATCTACGGGAAAAACTACTCTCTGCCAAGTATTAGTAAAAAAGTATAATCTCTTATTTTTTGTCCCCGAATTCGCACGCTCTTATTTGCACAACAAAGGATCGCACTACTATTACACAGAAGCCGACTTGCTGTATATTGCTGAAAATCAACAGGTAATAGAAAACTTTTTTTTTGAACACACAACGGATAGATTTTTATTCTGTGATACTACTCTTCTTACTATTCAAATATGGTCGGAGTATAAGTATGGCTACTGTGCGGATACTATAAAAAAGAGAGTAAGAGAAAATAAATATGATTTTTTTTTTATAACGGAAAGTGATTTTCCATGGGAACCGGATCCCCTGAGAGAAAACCCGTATATGAGAGAGGGTATAAATGATACTTACAAAAGAACACTTACCGATATGGGATTTTCTTACCATTCTCTTTATGGAAGTATAGAAGAACGGCTCCACAAAGTTTCCCAAGTAATAAACCATATCTTATAA
- the pnuC gene encoding nicotinamide riboside transporter PnuC, producing the protein MNVLEIFAVFFGVISVWFAKKKNVYVYPTGLINTSIYVYICFSAKLYADMTINMYYVVMSIYGWVLWSKKTQRQNGTLAITHNTKIENIKSIFFAFISFVLLFFILEKYTDSDVPFLDSITTSLFFVAMWLMAKKKIEHWIFWIVGDIIVIPLFFYKELYFTSFQYIIFTCIAFLGLWEWRKSIKLPY; encoded by the coding sequence ATGAATGTTTTAGAGATCTTTGCAGTATTTTTTGGGGTTATCAGCGTTTGGTTCGCCAAAAAAAAAAATGTATACGTATATCCTACGGGATTGATAAACACTTCCATTTACGTGTATATCTGTTTTTCAGCAAAACTCTACGCAGATATGACTATCAATATGTACTATGTGGTGATGAGTATATATGGGTGGGTTCTTTGGAGTAAAAAAACACAAAGACAGAACGGAACCCTTGCTATTACACACAATACAAAGATAGAAAATATCAAAAGTATTTTTTTTGCTTTTATATCTTTTGTTCTGTTATTTTTTATTTTGGAAAAATATACGGATAGTGATGTTCCTTTTTTGGATAGCATAACCACCTCTCTTTTTTTTGTAGCAATGTGGCTCATGGCAAAAAAAAAAATAGAACATTGGATTTTTTGGATAGTAGGGGATATTATAGTTATTCCTTTATTCTTTTATAAAGAACTCTATTTTACTTCTTTTCAATATATAATATTTACTTGTATAGCTTTTTTAGGATTATGGGAATGGAGAAAAAGTATAAAATTGCCATATTAG
- a CDS encoding gliding motility lipoprotein GldH, whose translation MNKYIFFLFFSFFLSIFQSCTSDEIINSYYEVPTGVWKKENIVSFPFFVQDTSVAYKIIPKIIIHKNYYYSNLFLKYKITDSLGNNIYSEVWEHFLFDDQTGKPIGSGISNAYSYSFMVIENKKFEKKGTYSFTIQHFMSENDIPEVQALGLSVKKNS comes from the coding sequence ATGAATAAATATATTTTTTTCCTCTTCTTTTCTTTCTTTCTTTCTATTTTTCAAAGCTGCACCAGCGATGAAATAATAAACTCTTACTATGAGGTACCAACAGGAGTATGGAAAAAAGAAAACATAGTATCATTTCCTTTTTTTGTCCAAGATACTTCTGTAGCTTATAAAATCATACCAAAAATAATAATCCATAAAAATTATTATTATTCCAATCTGTTTTTAAAGTATAAAATAACAGATTCCCTTGGAAATAATATCTATTCGGAAGTGTGGGAGCATTTTTTATTTGATGATCAGACAGGTAAGCCAATCGGTTCAGGTATTTCTAATGCTTATTCCTATTCCTTTATGGTTATAGAAAACAAAAAGTTTGAAAAAAAAGGTACTTACTCTTTCACTATCCAACATTTTATGTCCGAAAATGATATTCCAGAAGTACAGGCATTAGGACTATCTGTAAAAAAAAATTCTTAA
- a CDS encoding bifunctional UDP-3-O-[3-hydroxymyristoyl] N-acetylglucosamine deacetylase/3-hydroxyacyl-ACP dehydratase: MNQKQQTVKGKISISGVGLHTGIVANVTISPAAPNYGIKFQRIDLANKPIIEADADLVVETSRSTTLEKNGAKVITTEHILAALFGMEVDNALIEIDAPEIPILDGSAYPFVELIERVGVETQNVSKIYYELPKSISYRDDSKDIEITALPADEYKITVMIDYNSSVLGNQHAVLNSIKDFKTEIAPCRTFCFLHEVEMLLKHNLIKGGDLNNAIVIVDKPVKPEVLESIKTLFHIKNLEVTQEGILNNVALRFKNEFARHKLLDVMGDLALIGKPIKAQILAAKPGHAANTALAKKIKKALQDTITVPSYNPKNTPILDSAQIGKILPHRYPFLLIDKIFHLDEKWVIGIKNITFNEYFFQGHFPGNPVFPGVLQIESMAQIGGILVLNSVPDPENYWTYFLGVDEFRFRKMVQPGDTLVIRCELLAPIRRGIAKMRGEGFVGNNLVCEGVMLASIVKKDN, encoded by the coding sequence ATGAATCAAAAACAACAAACTGTAAAAGGGAAAATAAGTATTTCGGGAGTTGGTCTACATACGGGGATTGTAGCAAATGTAACAATATCTCCCGCTGCCCCAAATTATGGAATAAAATTTCAACGAATAGATTTAGCGAATAAACCCATTATAGAAGCAGATGCAGATTTAGTGGTAGAAACATCTAGAAGCACTACTTTAGAAAAAAACGGAGCAAAAGTAATAACCACAGAGCATATTCTGGCGGCTCTCTTTGGAATGGAGGTAGATAATGCTCTGATAGAAATAGATGCTCCTGAAATACCGATATTAGACGGAAGTGCTTATCCATTCGTTGAATTAATAGAAAGGGTAGGAGTAGAAACACAAAACGTTTCCAAAATATATTATGAATTGCCCAAAAGTATTTCATACAGGGACGATAGCAAGGATATTGAGATAACGGCATTGCCCGCCGATGAATACAAAATAACAGTGATGATAGATTATAATAGTTCTGTTTTAGGAAATCAACATGCCGTTTTAAACAGTATAAAAGACTTCAAAACAGAGATAGCACCTTGTAGAACCTTTTGTTTTTTACACGAAGTAGAGATGCTTTTGAAACATAATCTCATCAAGGGTGGTGATCTGAACAATGCGATTGTTATTGTAGATAAACCCGTAAAACCAGAGGTATTAGAAAGCATAAAAACACTTTTTCATATAAAAAATTTAGAAGTAACCCAAGAAGGTATCTTAAATAATGTAGCGTTACGATTTAAAAATGAATTCGCAAGACATAAATTATTAGATGTTATGGGAGATTTGGCATTGATAGGAAAACCAATAAAAGCACAGATATTAGCTGCAAAGCCAGGTCATGCGGCTAATACCGCTCTTGCAAAGAAAATTAAAAAAGCTCTCCAGGATACTATTACCGTTCCATCTTATAACCCCAAAAATACTCCCATATTAGACAGCGCTCAGATAGGTAAAATACTACCTCATAGATATCCCTTTTTGCTCATAGATAAAATTTTTCATTTAGATGAAAAATGGGTAATAGGTATTAAAAATATCACCTTTAATGAATATTTTTTTCAAGGACATTTTCCAGGAAATCCGGTATTTCCTGGTGTGCTTCAAATAGAATCTATGGCTCAAATCGGAGGAATATTAGTTCTTAACAGCGTTCCCGATCCTGAAAACTATTGGACTTATTTTTTAGGAGTAGATGAGTTTAGATTTAGAAAAATGGTGCAGCCTGGCGATACCCTTGTGATTAGATGTGAGCTTTTAGCTCCCATTAGACGTGGAATAGCAAAGATGAGAGGAGAAGGATTTGTAGGGAATAACTTAGTGTGTGAAGGAGTTATGTTAGCAAGTATTGTAAAAAAAGATAATTAA
- the lpxA gene encoding acyl-ACP--UDP-N-acetylglucosamine O-acyltransferase has translation MIHQTAIIHPDAVIHPSVSVDAYAIIENNVTIDENTWIAPHAIVHSGARIGKNVKIYTGASIACIPQDLKFEGEVTEAFIDDGTCVREFVTVSRGTKEKYKTVVGKNCLLMAYCHIGHDCIIGNNCILANSVQLGGHVIVENNVRIGGLTGVHQFSKLGEHSIVGAGVLVTQDIPPFVMVGKTPLQYNGINKVGLQRSNFSPEKIREIYDMYDCIYNKGFNRSQGIQYIQDNFPDSHEKQSIIHFITTSERGIIRGKTKDSQ, from the coding sequence ATGATACATCAAACCGCCATAATACATCCTGATGCCGTGATACACCCGAGTGTGAGTGTAGATGCTTATGCTATTATTGAAAATAATGTAACAATAGATGAAAACACATGGATAGCTCCGCACGCTATTGTTCACAGTGGAGCAAGGATTGGTAAAAATGTAAAAATATATACGGGAGCATCTATTGCATGTATTCCACAGGATTTGAAATTTGAAGGAGAAGTGACCGAAGCATTTATTGATGATGGCACTTGCGTAAGGGAATTTGTGACCGTCAGCAGAGGCACGAAAGAAAAATATAAAACTGTGGTAGGAAAAAATTGTCTCTTGATGGCATATTGCCACATAGGACATGATTGTATCATTGGAAATAATTGTATTCTTGCCAATTCTGTGCAATTAGGGGGGCATGTAATAGTAGAAAATAATGTGAGAATTGGTGGATTGACAGGCGTTCATCAGTTTTCAAAATTAGGGGAGCATTCTATTGTAGGTGCAGGGGTATTAGTAACGCAAGACATTCCCCCTTTTGTAATGGTAGGGAAAACCCCACTCCAATATAATGGTATCAATAAAGTAGGTCTACAAAGAAGTAATTTTTCTCCCGAAAAGATAAGAGAAATTTACGATATGTATGATTGTATTTATAATAAAGGGTTTAATAGAAGCCAGGGAATACAATATATTCAAGACAATTTTCCGGATTCCCATGAAAAACAATCTATAATACATTTCATAACCACCTCTGAAAGAGGTATTATTCGTGGAAAGACAAAAGATTCCCAGTAA
- a CDS encoding tRNA-(ms[2]io[6]A)-hydroxylase, producing METKTVLGLLLPTDPRWANVAAMNIADILIDHAYCEQKAASSCISLIVQYPEFEKVVEVLSPVVIEEWNHFQMVLQHLKKRGFTLGKQREDMYIQKLSQHIKKGNNRTHQLVEKLLVNALIEARSCERFKLLHTSIRDEELQSFYYELMISEALHYKNFIELAESIQDKKIVAERWKEWLIIEASIIENLTPRGDRMH from the coding sequence ATGGAAACAAAAACAGTATTAGGTCTTTTATTGCCCACGGATCCTCGTTGGGCAAACGTAGCGGCGATGAATATTGCGGATATTCTCATAGATCATGCGTATTGCGAGCAAAAAGCCGCCTCTTCCTGCATCTCTCTCATCGTGCAATATCCCGAATTTGAAAAAGTAGTGGAAGTTCTTTCCCCTGTAGTGATAGAAGAATGGAATCATTTTCAAATGGTTTTACAGCATCTAAAAAAAAGGGGATTTACATTAGGAAAACAGAGGGAAGATATGTATATTCAAAAACTTTCACAGCATATAAAAAAAGGAAATAACAGAACACACCAATTAGTGGAAAAACTATTAGTAAATGCTCTGATAGAAGCCCGTAGTTGTGAGAGATTCAAACTCCTTCATACATCTATAAGAGATGAAGAACTCCAAAGTTTTTACTACGAACTGATGATTTCTGAGGCACTTCACTATAAAAATTTTATAGAACTGGCGGAATCAATACAAGATAAAAAAATAGTTGCTGAAAGATGGAAAGAATGGTTGATAATCGAAGCATCTATAATAGAAAACCTCACACCACGAGGAGATAGGATGCATTAA
- a CDS encoding HupE/UreJ family protein: MSEFLLFLELGLEHILDIQGYDHILFIVALSSMYHLTDYKKIALLITAFTIGHGITLTLATTKVMSLNPSLTEILIPITIFITAIQNIFRQINHTATGTPTHYPLALVFGLIHGLGFSYYLQSMLGQEQSILLPLFSFHIGLELGQIIIVISTLLLSFLCLRFLKIPQKIWVISISSSIAIASLLLIAKNSNM; the protein is encoded by the coding sequence ATGTCTGAATTCTTGTTATTTTTAGAACTTGGCTTAGAGCATATTTTAGATATACAGGGTTACGATCACATACTCTTTATCGTAGCCCTTTCTTCCATGTATCACCTCACAGATTATAAAAAAATAGCACTCTTGATAACTGCTTTTACTATTGGGCATGGCATAACATTAACCCTCGCTACTACCAAAGTAATGTCCCTCAACCCCTCGCTTACAGAAATACTCATACCCATTACTATTTTCATCACCGCAATCCAAAATATATTCCGCCAAATAAATCATACCGCAACAGGTACCCCAACACACTATCCTCTTGCATTAGTTTTTGGACTTATCCACGGATTAGGATTTTCTTACTACCTACAAAGTATGCTCGGTCAAGAACAAAGTATTTTACTTCCCCTCTTTTCTTTTCATATAGGATTAGAATTGGGGCAAATAATTATAGTAATAAGCACTCTATTATTATCCTTTCTCTGCCTTCGGTTTTTGAAAATACCGCAAAAAATATGGGTAATAAGCATATCTTCCTCTATTGCTATTGCGTCTCTTCTCTTAATAGCAAAAAATAGTAATATGTAA
- a CDS encoding sugar phosphate isomerase/epimerase family protein — translation MKSRREFLHQLGGLTMVTVGSLGGISILSNTVFAQQEGELWFKISLAEWSLHKALFAKKINNLDFPSIAKNTYGIDAVEYVNIFFKDKAQDTNYLSELKKRCDDLGVRSVLIMCDGEGDLGDAETQKRNVAVENHYKWAEAAKFLGCHSIRVNAKGNGTAEEVSKKATEGLRKLSEYALSLNINVIVENHGGYSSDGKWLSNVIQNVGMPNCGTLPDFGNFCLKNDPKDWKVCYESYDRYTGTEELMPFAKGVSAKSYEFSADGECIEIDYKKMLSIVKKAGYKGYIGIEYEGSLSEDEGIKKTKALLQKYGKQN, via the coding sequence ATGAAATCACGAAGAGAATTTTTACACCAATTAGGTGGATTAACTATGGTAACAGTAGGGAGCTTAGGGGGAATTTCTATCCTTAGCAATACTGTTTTTGCTCAACAAGAAGGGGAACTCTGGTTCAAAATATCTTTAGCAGAATGGAGCTTACATAAAGCCCTTTTTGCAAAGAAAATAAATAACCTTGATTTCCCTTCTATTGCTAAAAATACCTACGGAATAGATGCAGTAGAATATGTGAATATATTTTTTAAAGACAAAGCACAAGATACTAATTATCTCAGCGAATTAAAAAAACGATGCGATGATTTAGGAGTAAGAAGCGTACTTATTATGTGTGATGGGGAAGGAGACCTTGGTGATGCAGAGACACAAAAAAGAAATGTCGCAGTAGAAAATCATTATAAATGGGCAGAAGCAGCAAAATTTTTAGGATGCCACTCTATCCGAGTAAATGCAAAAGGAAATGGCACCGCAGAAGAAGTATCAAAAAAGGCAACCGAAGGTCTTCGTAAACTTTCTGAATATGCTCTCTCTCTGAATATAAATGTTATAGTAGAAAACCACGGAGGATATTCATCTGACGGAAAATGGCTCAGTAATGTTATCCAAAATGTAGGAATGCCAAACTGCGGAACCCTTCCTGATTTTGGAAATTTCTGTCTCAAAAACGACCCAAAAGATTGGAAAGTATGCTATGAATCTTACGATAGATATACAGGAACAGAAGAACTGATGCCCTTTGCTAAAGGAGTGAGTGCCAAAAGCTACGAGTTCAGCGCAGATGGAGAATGTATAGAAATTGACTATAAAAAAATGCTCTCCATCGTCAAAAAAGCCGGATACAAGGGATATATAGGAATAGAATATGAAGGATCTCTCTCCGAAGACGAAGGTATAAAAAAAACAAAAGCCCTCCTGCAAAAATACGGAAAACAAAATTAA